In Mobula birostris isolate sMobBir1 chromosome 2, sMobBir1.hap1, whole genome shotgun sequence, the genomic stretch gaatttagaaggatgagaggggatctgattgaaacatataagattattaagggattggacatgctggatgcaggaaacatgttcccgctgatgggtgagtccagaatcagaggccacagtttaagaataaggggtaggccatttagaacggagttgaggaataactttttcacccagagagtggtggatatatggaatgctctgccccagaaggcagtggaggccaagtctctggatgctttcaagaaagagatggatagagctcttaaagatagcagaatcaaaggttatggggataaggcaggaactggatactgattgtggatgatcagccatgatcacagtgaatggcggtgctgctcgaagggccgaatggcctactcctgcacctattgtctatctcattgaaacctattgaaaactgaaagatctagatagagtggatgtggaaagggtgtttcctatagtaggggagttgaggaccagaaggtacagcctcagaatacaagagcatccctttagaacagagatgaggagggatttcttcagaattcatccgtggcaatgaacttctgtggaattcattgctacggatggcagtggaggccaaagtGGATGTTGATTGGTATTTGTTTTGTAAGGGTGtcagaggtcacagggagaaggcagaacatgtttgagaggaataataaatcagctatggtaaaatggcgaagcagactccatgggctgaatggcttaattctgctcttatatcttatggtcttctagtCTTTTTCCCATGACATTGCACTGAACAACGAGTGTTGGCACTACCATTGATAATTAGCATCTGATCAATGAACATAAATGTTGTTACAGTACATTGATTTGCTTTGTCATTTGTGCTAGAGAAGTGTTCAGCTGTTGACTGAATTCCATAAGATATTGTACACTTTGTTTTGTTCCAGTTAAAGATGCTTTTATCACCATATAACCTTGTTGGAGAACTGTACATACCAATGCCAAATAATTGATACAAAAGAATAGGTCTGGCAACTAAATGTAGCAGTATTCAATAAACTGAGGAAACAGTATGGGTAAGAAGTAAGTTGGAATAATTTCGTGAGTTAGACAACGACACAGTACTGGAAAAACAATTCAGTAATAAAAGATTAGAAGCAAAATCCATTTAAACTGAATGAAAAAAATTGTAATGATATAAAACCGCAACACCACCCGAGGTAagacagggttcaattcctgtttgTAACTTGACTAATTCACAAATCAGAATACGGCACAAACTAATTTCCACACGGCAGAAGATGCCTGTAGCACCCAGCAGGTTCCTCCCACTGGCACCCATTCACGTGTATGGGCTGTACATAGGTCAAGTGTCTGTAAACTGGGGAAGTCTTGTAATTACTATTCTTAGTCATTTTTATCAGCTGCTACACAATCCTGTGACAAACCATATCTTCCCTTACCCTATTTTCTACAGGGACCACTCTCTCCGTAACCAGCTGGTTTACTCGTCACTTCCCTCTACATAAATAATAATTACCACTGAAATACTCCTGAAAGAAAATTGAAACTGGAAAAACATAAAGGGTCAAGAAACACAAATTCACACAATCTGATAGTTTTCTTCCAAGTATATTAAAAGAACTAGATAGTTAATTGCAAAATTATTAATTAAACCTTTTGATTGGAAAAGAGGCACAAATATCCCAAAATAAACCCTACATCTCCTCCGTCAACACAAAATCTGGGGTCAAAAGAGGAATATAAAATAATCAAATGATTATGCAATGTTTTTATCTCAACCTGGAATTCAAAGGCATGCATAAACAAAAAATAACAGAATAATCAGTGGGCCAGGATGCATcagaagagaaagaaagacagGTATGGATTCAGGTCAATCACTTTTCATAAATAAAACACCGTTCTTGAAAGGGACCCAGATTCATATGACTTAAACATCATATGTGTTGCTTTTGAGTTTAGAAGTTTGAAAGATAAATATTTACTATGGTAATATTTACATTGGATTCAAAAGGGTGAGGATTTTGATCCCAAAGGCTTTGCAGGCACTTAAAAAATAAAACTATTATTAAATTAAGGATATGGAAAATAAGCAAAACAAGAACAGTGCTGGAACGCTCGGCAAATTGGGCAACATCTCTGGAACTAGAAACATTCATTGTTTTGAGTCTGAAAAAGAACGGCCAAGTTTTCCCGTTCTGATAGTGACTTTCCACCGCTGCTATCTGACTTGATGAGTTTTTCcagtattttatttaattttatttcaaacttccagcagttacttttatttttctttaatttatGTATGTAACCACGCAAAAGAAGATGGATTACGGCGCACTGATGTGACGAGGTAAGGTCAGGGAGGAGGAGAGTTGAGAAAGGGATAAGGCTGGGAGAGGTGATTGGATTAGGGTTGAGGTTTTGGAGGGCTAAGACTGGGAAGAGGTGAATTTGGAATTGGGGAATTGGCAGGGAGGGGATGGTTAGTAGTATTTGAACTTTGATGGGATGAAGAGAATGCAAAGACATGGCTAACGTTTCGCGAGACCATGCATTGGGACTGAGCGTAAATGGGAAATGACCAAGTAGTAAAGGGAACTGGTAGGCAAGGATCCGATAAACAATAGATAGATTCAGGCGATGAGGAGTTGATGGAggaaagtggggaggggaaggatggagttagcaATGGAGGCTGGGAGGTAATAAACAGAGATAACAAGAGACCGCAAATTAGTGAGTCTGATATGAAATAAAGGCGTTGAGTGGAACCAGATAAGGGTAGAACAGTAGGCGAACAGGACTTGTGTGGAGGAGAGGGATAGTGGGCAGAGTTGAAAAAGTGTGGGCAAGCGGAACCAGGTGGAGGAAGGGCAATAAACTAAATAAGGCGAGAGGGGGATAAGGAACAGAAGGAATGCGGGTTACCTGGAGGGAGCACTGAACCAGCGGTAAGTGGGGAGACAATGATGAGGTTGGGTCCATCGGCAACGGGTGCTCGGGATTGGTCGAGCGGTAACAATGCTCGGCGAGCCTGCGGCGGCCATTGGCTGCGACGAGAGAGCGGGCGGAGCCTGCTGGCGGCAGGTGGTCCAGCGGCGGCGGAGAGGCGGGAGCGGGCGTGGCCACTGCGGACGGCGGACGACCGGGATTGGGCGCGGTCCGGCCGCGGAGGGCGAGGGTGGGGCCGGGGGCGGGGGCACCGACAGCGACGTCGTCGTGCGGATGGAGTGGGCGCGTCGGCGCTGATGGTGCGGGAGGGGCTGCCCCCACGCAGCTGTGGCGTGGTCCTCGGTGCCTTGTGAGCCATTCGGGCCGTTGTGGTGTGCGCTATGCGCAGTGTGTGAGGGGCCGAGGCCGCAGGATGTGCAGCAGCAGACAGCTGGTCACCGACTTCCTCCGCTACAAGCTGCAGCAGCGAGGCCACAGCTGGAGTCAGCTGTGTGAACAGGATGGCGCGGCGGAGCCCGACCACCAGCCCGACGGGGTGGCCGCCGAACTGGACGGTGGGCCCGAGGCTGAGCGCACCTGCCAGGCCCTGCGAGAGGCGGCCGAGGAGTTCGAGCTGCGCTACCGCCGCGCCTTCAGCGATCTGTCGGCGCAGCTGCGCGTCACCCCGGACACGGTCTACCGGCGCTTTGAGCAGGTGGTGGGCGAGTTGTTCCGAGACGGCGTCAATTGGGGCCGTCTGGTCGCCTTCTTCTGCTTCGGAGCGGCGCTGTGTGTGGAGTGTGCCGAGAAGGAGATGGGTGCACTGGTGCGGCGGATCGCCCACTGGATGAGCACTTATCTGGAGAGCAACCTGGAGCCGTGGATCCAACAAGAGGGAGGCTGGGTAAGGGTTGGCGGCGGACTTCATTCATCCGAGCGCACAGGCACCCGCCCCTCCGACTTTCGATCCTTTCATTCGTCCCCAACACGCAGTACGCTTGGCTCTGTCTCCAACACAGTGGATGGCCGAGGAAACCTCGGGACTCTCGCCCTTATCCCAACTGTCTCGTAATCTGTTCCAATGTACAATTTCCCTGCCCTAAACCCCGGCCAAAAGCAACGTAGTTGATTTTCGTGAACCTTTCCTGTTCTGTTCGACCACCTGAACTTTTGACCTTATCCCATTTCACACGGTCTGTTACTCGCATTATCCTCACCCAGTTGCCCACTAAGTTTAGTAAGCAGAATATCTATTTCCAAGGTTTCCTTCTTGGATACTTGCCCCAGTATACTTAATCCCTTTTCAGTCATCATATACTCTTAACGTTTAATGTGTCTGATTCCGTGACCTTATTCTAGGTATCCTATTTGTGTTTATTGTGTCtcttatgctgcatcggatccggagtaacacTCTTTGTTCTTGTTCACACCCGtaaactgaagaatgacaataaacaatctcgaATCCAGGAAAGGATTCATTACCTCTGAACTTTCCTTATCAAACCGCATTGATACTTTGTCCCCAACCTCATGACTCAATCCATCAACTACCCATTTACTCTGCCATACCGTTAATTTTTAATTCtgaatggcagagggggaaaTGAGTGTGCAAATGGCAGAGAACATGCATTAAAAATGTTTTAATAGCAATATTAATATTGCCAGAAGCATCACATTAAGCGTGAGACATATTTGTGAATGTGAACAAAGATGAATCAAGAATTTGCGGATTTTCTGATTTTTATTGCACTATTCCTTTTAAAATGAGAAAGTTATTGAGCACTGAATTTGGTGAAGTGCTGCATTAAGTGCTTTCCTTGTACTATACAGGTCTGAATGTATGGGGTGGCTGAATGGTAGAGCTGGCATTCCCTACATGCAGTTGTGTTGGAGTTGCATGACTGCTGAACCCCTGCACCCTGCACTTCACAGAAGGCTGGTATTTCTGCATTATCAGACTGTTTCATGAATAAACACTCTCTGTATCCTAAGTCTGTTTAAAATTCTTGTCATTCTTCAGTTAGTCATTGAGTTAGTTAAGCTGCCATGGACAGGTTTCAGTCAGCTTTGTTTGTCtctctaggtaccatatccgatgcggacgttggtaaccatggttttccatatagagctatccctcgttctttggatgactttcatttcctcgatgtgtagccatcTGTTTAGGCTTTTGTAcataagctgaggtcttcctctaggtttgctcccctcgatctttccagggagtatgagtttttctagttcatctttccgcatgatgtgtcccagGAATCTGAggtgtctttctcttattgttggtatgagtgatctaactgcttgggctcttccgagagcttcttcatttgatgtgtgtgtgtggtccatgatatttttaagtAAACTTTAGGCAGGATAATATTCTTGTATGATTTAGGTGCTTTGTTTCTGGGTTGATTTGACATTGGGTGAGCTCAgggtggggtttgatgttttgaCAGGTGGTCTCAGTGCACGTTTGCTTGCCTCACAGTGGACTTGCCAGTACTCCTGGCATATTTGTGCCCTAGGTCTCCAATGATCAGCCCATTGCAGTATGTCAGCTCACTGAACAATCCTATTTCCCTCCTGTCTTCCTGTTGCCTTGCAAACTATTCTATCTTGAGTACCTGTTTCAAAGCATAGCTTGCCTGTATTTCAACCACCCTTCAAACAGTGAATTCCCAATCATAATTGCTCTGAATAAGATTAAAATTTTTTTCCTCATGTTTTCATTCCTTTTACTCAAGAATTTAAACTTGTACCGTTTGATCCTTCAACTACACACTTGATGGAATAGCTCACATCTACGTTATCTAAACCAGTGTTGATCCTGTACAGCTCTATCACAAACATTTCATCTCTGGAATTGACTTGAAGTTTTGTTGAAGTATCTCCGTTGGAACAATATATATCCttgaataaataaaacaaaattgtatACTCTGAATGTGGTCTTACCAAAGTATCATACAGTTGCAACAAGACCACATTTCCTTTGGGTTCTATCCCCTGGTGTGATCCTTAAACATACAATCTCTGTAGCTAGGAGGGCTTCGATTGAGTCATAACTGGCTAATTAGACCACAGGATTTAAATTGCTTCCAGGTAACTACAAATTATTAAACAATTAGGTATAATGAGACCCGTTGTTACTTTGGGTGTGGAACTGTACTTGGAATTTCAAATATGGCTAATCAATCActgcaatttgtcttttgcagTATCTTCAAAAATCCTTCACTGATTAACCCAGTAAGTTATTTGATTTCTTTGCACTGTTGATGTGCATTAGGTACCTATCCTGAATATTTATGCTTTCCTGCAGGATTTTATTATGCTTCTTCAATAAACAAATCTCTGATTGTTTAAATATTTCTGGATTCCTTTTGTGGTCTTGAATTCTTTTGAAAGTACAGAATACCACACTTATTTGGTTGGAGTCAAATCTATGTGTATTTCTGTTAGTTGCAACACTGATGAAATGGGACCTGATGAGCAAATATTGCCAGTAGCAGTGGACAAATTTAGCAATCACAGAAACTTTGTGGCTTACATACTTAATAGAAGAGGTAGTGTCCCAGTGTAAAGTATTGTTTCATCATCTTTGGTATTGCATGGCAAATCAGTGATGTAAAACAAGTCGTGAATCATTCACATCCTGCTT encodes the following:
- the bcl2l1 gene encoding bcl-2-like protein 1 isoform X2, which produces MCSSRQLVTDFLRYKLQQRGHSWSQLCEQDGAAEPDHQPDGVAAELDGGPEAERTCQALREAAEEFELRYRRAFSDLSAQLRVTPDTVYRRFEQVVGELFRDGVNWGRLVAFFCFGAALCVECAEKEMGALVRRIAHWMSTYLESNLEPWIQQEGGWV
- the bcl2l1 gene encoding bcl-2-like protein 1 isoform X1, with translation MCSSRQLVTDFLRYKLQQRGHSWSQLCEQDGAAEPDHQPDGVAAELDGGPEAERTCQALREAAEEFELRYRRAFSDLSAQLRVTPDTVYRRFEQVVGELFRDGVNWGRLVAFFCFGAALCVECAEKEMGALVRRIAHWMSTYLESNLEPWIQQEGGWDAFVMLYGNNAAARNREIQEMAMKYFMSVMALGAVLALAMYLARRR